The sequence GCACTTGGCGCGAGACTTGCCCTGCAAGGCGAGTGACAAAGCGAAATGTGCCGGAGGCCAAGCGAGAGTTGCGTAGCGATCTCGAAGCGCTGCGTCAGAGCCGATAGTTAAGCGCCGTTGATATATTATTTCAACTAAAACTCTTTTAGCTATTTTGCCAGCTTCGAATTACGAAGAACATCAATTAAAACATCGATCTTATTTACAACCACGGACAAAGAATCTGAGGCAAAAGACCCCGGGATGGGACTTTGAAACTTACTTTTTCCACTCATATTTCGATCGGAATAATTAAATACGTTATCAACTAAGCTCGCAATTGGTAAATTCTCATCAGAGGCAAACACAAGAGCAATTCGAGTTCTAATTAGACCGATTTTAAAATGTTCATATTTGTTTGCCTCTCCAATATGAAACCTATACAACGCTAACATAATTCCTACTAAAGAAATAAGAAGTAATACCAGTGATATAATTATTGTTTCAGGAGATTTATCTGTAAATAAATTGAAATAGCTTTTAACAGAATCGGCGTTAGCGCTCTTCATAATTTCTATTGCATCCGCAGCATTCGGCTTTGAGCTACTCTTTGAATACGACAGAACTTCAAGTATTGATGCGCCGACTGTGAGCAGTAGCAAAAGAGCACCAAAAAGAAAAATATTTGCTCTCCACTTATTTTTAGAAATTACGTTATCACAAATTTCTATTCCTTCATCGAAAGACTCTTGCCAGCTTGATTCTTCAATTTCTTTTTCAGCTATACTTTTTTTCATTCATTTATTCCCTACGAAAATGTATTTATATCAATGGCGCTTAACGACCGAGGTGCTCCGACGTTCGCAATGGCACGAGTTTGCTTTGCAAACGAAGTGACAGAAGCGAATGTGGCGAAGCCCAAGCGAGCGGGTTGCGAAGCAAGCCCCGAGCGGCGCGGAGGCACCGTAAGTTAGACGTAGTTGCCTAATTATAATTGATTACAGTAATCAATTCTGTCGAGTTAAACATATCAACAGGAGAAATTACTGGCTCAGAGTAAGGAATATTATTTCCATATCGCTTTTTCATTAAATACTGTACTTTTGATGATGATAGATCAAAATCTTTTAAAGTCTTTAAATCACCTAATTTCTTGCCTGTAAATTTATCATATAATTTCCAGATTAATTCAGTACAATAAATACGATCATCTTGCCAGCCAAAATAAATATCATAATGCCGGCCTAACAGAGAATCTCCATATTGTTTCATTTCTTGAATTTTACTATTAGTTAATACTTTTTCGCGATCTTTAAGGCGCTTGATAACATAATGGTTTTTCTGACCTCTTTTAATAAAAGAAGACAAAGGAGTAATTCTTACAGGTTCAACTGCTTCAAGAACCTTATAATCATTACCGTATTTAAAAATAATTCCCACATGTGTGTATCGTGATTTAGTCGCCGCTTTAATTGCTTTAGCTTGTTCAGAGCTTGATTCGTGAAATATAATATCCCCTTCCATCAAATCAGAAGATTTAATCTGTTCAGCATTCAAATTCCAGAAAGACGTAGAAAGAATTATTACTAGGAAAAGCGTCTTATTCATTTTTTCTTCTTTAATTGTATTTTTAGGCAATTACGTCTAACGACTAAGGTGTTCCGACGTTCGCAACGGCGCGAGTTTGCTCTGCAAACGAAGTGACGGAAGCGAATGTGGCGTAGCCCAAGCAAGAGTTGCGTAAGCAAGCTCGAAGCGCTGCGGAAGCACCGATAGTTAGGCGAAGTAACCTCCTGGCAAGAATTGCTTAGAAGTTATCAGACCTCGTATTATAAGAGACACCATTTACTGCATTCATTAAGTCCCTACGAATATAATTTAAACAGTTTTGCTCGATATATTTTAATTCATCTCTGTCTGACGGTCCTTCTACACTTTCAACACCATGCCTATTCGCAATTAAGTAAACTACATCCTCGAAGATTACTCTTATTTTGTTATCTTTTGTAGTTACATCTAATGAAAACGAAATATAATCAACGTCTCCTACAATACTACCAAACGAATCCATTTTATTGCATTGATATTTCACATTGGAAACTATCCTTCCATTCGGTTTATCTTTAATTTGAACTGCCCAATTAGAGTTATTCAAGTTTTTTGCAAACCAAATTAATGCCCTGTCGTAAGCTTCATCTTTCTTGATTTTAGTTTCTGAAATAAAAGAAACTTCTCTTTCTTTCTTCGGCGACAAAGACACGCAAGATATGAAAGCCAAAAAAGAAAGTAGTATAATATTTTTTCCCATTTATTGTTTTACCTTTGCTTTTTTTTATGAGAACTAATTGAACTCGCAAATTATTTTCAGTTCATGTATAGTGAAATTTTTGAGGTTATTTCGCCTAACGACCAGTAATTGTCGAAGTTCCGCGCGTCCGAAGGACTTGGCGTGAGGCTTGCTTTGCAAGACGAGTGACAAAGCGGAATTTGGCGAAGCCCAAGCAAGGGTCGCGAAGCGATCCCGAAGCGAAGCGACAATTTTTAGTTATCTGCTGTGCCGCGCCCCGAATTCTAACCGGCGCAGCCAAGGAAGGCGAAGCCGGTTACGGTTAGGGAACGCCAAAAGAATTACGATTTTCAGATATCCAGTAAATCTCTTGGTTTAACTTTTAATCGTTTCGAAAGCTTGAAAATTGAGTTGGCAGTGAAATTAGCCCTACCCGCTTCAATATCTTGTAAAGTTCTTACAGGAACGGCGTAATCGCCTTCATCCATATTTTCCTGAGTAAGTCCCTTATCCTTCCGAACTTTTTGAATATTCTTTCCGACTTTTATTAAAAATTCTTCGAAATCCACACACGGTATATTGCGGCATGGTTGACAAAAAGTGAACGCGGTATACCGTGGGACATGTATTCTTTACGAATCTCTGTTCAAAAAGGTTCCTTTATGTCGGAAAAATCTAAAAACAAGTCTCAAGGTGTTGTCCGAAAATGGCCTAAATCGGAGATAATAAGGAGAATTTCCGATGAAGAGAAGAAAGCTTTTTATCATCAGCTAAAAGTGGCCAGAATAGAAGCAAATCTTACTCAGACGCAAGTAGGTAAAATGATTAAAAGGAGCAGAAGTCAAGTTTCAAAGATAGAATCTGGTAAATGCAGGTTGTACATGGATGAATTTTTAAAGTTCATGGAGATCTCCTTTCTTCTTTTACTCTGTATTTACTACTAATGGGATCATTAAATCTAAAAAGAAAGCCCGAGTAAAATCTGCGAAGCAGTTTTAACGAGAGCAATTAGAAAGTGAGTTATAGGGTTATGCGTCCCGATCGCGAAGCGTTCGGGTGGACCGGTTTGTAAGGATCGGACAGGCGCGGAATGTTTTTAATATTAGCTAAACTTATTTTTATATTCAATAAGTATTGGATCATTTTCGGACAACACAATGGCTTCATCTATATATTCATGAAACTTATCGTTTTGACCAAGCCCTAAATATGATTCGGCATACATTCGGCAGATTTTGATCATTTTCCCATCATAGACTTGTGGAACTTTTGATAAATAGCTATCTAAATTATTTATAATATTTCGATAACATTCATTTCTCTCATATTTATTAGATTTACCAATAATTTTAATATTTCGGCGAACCATTTTGA comes from Leptospira semungkisensis and encodes:
- a CDS encoding DUF4468 domain-containing protein gives rise to the protein MGKNIILLSFLAFISCVSLSPKKEREVSFISETKIKKDEAYDRALIWFAKNLNNSNWAVQIKDKPNGRIVSNVKYQCNKMDSFGSIVGDVDYISFSLDVTTKDNKIRVIFEDVVYLIANRHGVESVEGPSDRDELKYIEQNCLNYIRRDLMNAVNGVSYNTRSDNF
- a CDS encoding YiiX family permuted papain-like enzyme; this encodes MNKTLFLVIILSTSFWNLNAEQIKSSDLMEGDIIFHESSSEQAKAIKAATKSRYTHVGIIFKYGNDYKVLEAVEPVRITPLSSFIKRGQKNHYVIKRLKDREKVLTNSKIQEMKQYGDSLLGRHYDIYFGWQDDRIYCTELIWKLYDKFTGKKLGDLKTLKDFDLSSSKVQYLMKKRYGNNIPYSEPVISPVDMFNSTELITVINYN
- a CDS encoding helix-turn-helix transcriptional regulator, coding for MSEKSKNKSQGVVRKWPKSEIIRRISDEEKKAFYHQLKVARIEANLTQTQVGKMIKRSRSQVSKIESGKCRLYMDEFLKFMEISFLLLLCIYY
- a CDS encoding helix-turn-helix domain-containing protein, producing MDFEEFLIKVGKNIQKVRKDKGLTQENMDEGDYAVPVRTLQDIEAGRANFTANSIFKLSKRLKVKPRDLLDI